The following proteins are co-located in the Longimicrobium sp. genome:
- a CDS encoding SusC/RagA family TonB-linked outer membrane protein, with amino-acid sequence MNTPVVPKSRTAAKVLCALACLGSFSAAGFGPAVPAALAAQATGQISGTVTAEGGRALPGATVEVVGSGRRTVTGPDGSFTLTGIAPGSHTLRVTALGHAARTQAVTVSAATPATVNVTLAAQAVGLEGLVAVGYTQQRRTTVSDAVSEVSAATLRDRQTATLEEALRGRVAGVTIASSGQPGRESQVIVRGQNFLGNVAPLYVVDGMYTRQNPNLNPRDIESVQVLKDASAAAQYGAQSANGVIVITTRRGRAGTPRVSVNSYYGYQEVPRRIEFVSGARWSEINNMSRVNAGMAADNSAIGNNTDWQDAVFQQGAVQDYNANVSGGGDNSSYLIGGGYFNQKGTIIETDFERFSFRVNSEARGRRWRVGQNATLARSTRNNLVGFPLVDVVRLQPGIPVRDPNNASGYGYGSGGGALATFGTNPVGAFEREDNRDVSNRVLGNVFGEYSFLPWLRYRVNLGVDYEDLSYRQFVRQQQIRQNTVPTFNEGTDRRDNNMVLLMEHLLNSEATRGEHSISAVAGVSNQSGRFERLEAYRRGFANENITSIDAGTSNFNNRGFEIPSGLLGLLARANYSYADRYLLTGTVRRDGSSRFGPGNKYGTFVSGSAGWVVSDESFYEGLPLLGTGVPSLKLRASYGSLGNQDIGDFQYAASVISNQSYLFGGSIASGATQLRLANPDIRWQDQTQTNVGVDLGLLDDRLLLTADYYVSKSDGLLVNAPLPWSLGTAFNDATAAPTVNAGSIRNRGFELGAEYRIDRGDLQLTTSANITTINNRVTALGNGGQPIFAGFSNVSRTAVGGSIGEFYVLQTAGIFQSDAEVQAYKNSTGRVVQPNAKAGDIRYADLNDDGVINDDDRYVAGSPIPDFEGGLSLNGTFRRFNVGLAMRGSRGAEVFNVARFWTDRLDENSNYRADLDPWTPTNPGARDPRAVFGAAGADNARSNTDRWIEDGSFLRIQNLVLGYSLPARFTRRFGVDREGSRIFLNIQNLHTFTGFSNWDPEINAGNALTRGIDDGTIYPNPRSVTLGIDLNL; translated from the coding sequence ATGAACACCCCTGTCGTACCCAAGAGCAGGACCGCCGCCAAGGTGCTCTGCGCGCTGGCGTGCCTCGGCTCCTTCTCCGCCGCCGGCTTCGGCCCCGCCGTCCCCGCTGCGCTGGCGGCACAGGCCACCGGCCAGATCAGCGGAACCGTGACCGCCGAGGGCGGCCGCGCCCTCCCCGGCGCCACCGTGGAGGTGGTGGGCTCCGGCCGCCGCACCGTCACCGGGCCGGACGGCAGCTTCACGCTCACCGGCATCGCGCCCGGCAGCCACACCCTGCGCGTAACGGCGCTGGGCCACGCCGCGCGCACCCAGGCGGTGACGGTGTCCGCCGCCACGCCCGCCACCGTCAACGTCACCCTCGCCGCGCAGGCGGTGGGGCTGGAGGGGCTGGTGGCGGTGGGCTACACGCAGCAGCGCCGCACCACGGTGAGCGACGCCGTGTCCGAGGTGTCGGCCGCCACGCTGCGCGACCGCCAGACGGCCACGCTGGAGGAGGCGCTCCGCGGGCGCGTGGCGGGCGTCACCATCGCGTCGTCCGGCCAGCCGGGGCGCGAGTCGCAGGTGATCGTGCGCGGACAGAACTTCCTGGGCAACGTCGCGCCGCTGTACGTGGTGGACGGGATGTACACGCGGCAGAACCCCAACCTCAACCCGCGCGACATCGAGTCCGTGCAGGTGCTCAAGGACGCGTCGGCGGCGGCGCAGTACGGCGCCCAGTCTGCCAACGGGGTGATCGTCATCACCACCCGCCGCGGCCGCGCGGGCACGCCCCGGGTGTCGGTCAACTCGTACTACGGCTACCAGGAGGTTCCGCGCCGCATCGAGTTCGTGAGCGGCGCGCGCTGGAGCGAGATCAACAACATGTCGCGCGTGAACGCGGGGATGGCGGCGGACAACAGCGCCATCGGCAACAACACGGACTGGCAGGACGCCGTCTTCCAGCAGGGCGCGGTGCAGGACTACAACGCCAACGTCTCCGGTGGCGGCGACAACTCTAGCTACCTGATCGGCGGCGGCTACTTCAACCAGAAGGGCACCATCATCGAGACCGACTTCGAGCGGTTCTCGTTCCGGGTGAACTCCGAGGCGCGGGGCCGCCGCTGGCGCGTGGGGCAGAACGCCACGCTCGCCCGCAGCACGCGCAACAACCTGGTGGGCTTTCCGCTGGTGGACGTGGTGCGCCTGCAGCCGGGGATCCCGGTGCGCGACCCCAACAACGCCAGCGGCTACGGCTACGGCTCGGGCGGCGGAGCGCTGGCCACCTTTGGCACCAACCCGGTGGGCGCGTTCGAGCGCGAGGACAACCGCGACGTCAGCAACCGCGTGCTGGGCAACGTCTTCGGCGAGTACTCGTTCCTCCCCTGGCTGCGCTACCGGGTGAACCTGGGCGTGGACTACGAGGACCTGAGCTACCGCCAGTTCGTGCGCCAGCAGCAGATCCGCCAGAACACCGTGCCCACCTTCAACGAGGGTACGGACCGGCGCGACAACAACATGGTGCTGCTGATGGAGCACCTGCTGAACTCCGAGGCCACGCGCGGCGAGCACTCCATCAGCGCGGTGGCCGGCGTGTCCAACCAGTCCGGCCGGTTCGAGCGGCTGGAGGCGTACCGCCGCGGCTTCGCCAACGAGAACATCACCTCCATCGACGCCGGCACGAGCAACTTCAACAACCGCGGCTTCGAGATCCCGAGCGGCCTGCTGGGGCTGCTGGCCCGCGCCAACTACTCGTACGCGGACCGCTACCTCCTTACCGGCACGGTGCGCCGCGACGGCTCGTCGCGCTTCGGGCCGGGGAACAAGTACGGCACCTTCGTGTCCGGCTCGGCCGGGTGGGTGGTGAGCGACGAGAGCTTCTACGAGGGTCTGCCGCTGCTGGGGACCGGCGTGCCCAGCCTGAAGCTGCGCGCCAGCTACGGCTCGCTGGGCAACCAGGACATCGGCGACTTCCAGTACGCGGCGTCGGTGATCTCCAACCAGAGCTACCTGTTCGGCGGCTCCATCGCGTCGGGCGCCACGCAGCTCCGGCTGGCCAACCCCGACATCCGCTGGCAGGACCAGACGCAGACCAACGTCGGCGTCGACCTGGGGCTGCTGGACGATCGGCTGCTCCTGACGGCCGACTACTACGTCTCCAAGTCCGACGGGCTGCTGGTGAACGCGCCGCTGCCGTGGAGCCTGGGCACGGCGTTCAACGACGCCACCGCCGCCCCCACGGTGAACGCGGGGAGCATCCGCAACCGGGGCTTCGAGCTGGGCGCCGAGTACCGCATCGACCGCGGCGACCTGCAGCTCACCACCAGCGCCAACATCACCACCATCAACAACCGGGTGACGGCGCTGGGGAACGGCGGGCAGCCGATCTTCGCCGGCTTCAGCAACGTGTCGCGCACGGCGGTGGGCGGCAGCATCGGCGAGTTCTACGTCCTGCAGACCGCCGGCATCTTCCAGAGCGACGCCGAGGTGCAGGCGTACAAGAACTCCACCGGCCGCGTGGTGCAGCCGAACGCGAAGGCCGGCGACATCCGCTACGCCGACCTGAACGACGACGGCGTGATCAACGACGACGACCGCTACGTGGCCGGGAGCCCCATCCCCGACTTCGAGGGCGGGCTGTCGCTGAACGGCACCTTCCGGCGCTTCAACGTGGGGCTGGCGATGCGCGGCTCGCGCGGGGCCGAGGTGTTCAACGTGGCGCGCTTCTGGACGGACCGGCTGGACGAGAACTCCAACTACCGGGCCGACCTTGACCCGTGGACGCCCACCAACCCCGGCGCCCGCGACCCGCGCGCCGTCTTCGGCGCCGCCGGGGCAGACAACGCGCGCAGCAACACGGACCGCTGGATCGAGGACGGCTCCTTCCTGCGCATCCAGAACCTGGTGCTGGGGTACTCGCTCCCGGCGCGCTTCACCCGCCGCTTCGGGGTGGACCGCGAGGGCTCGCGCATCTTCCTGAACATCCAGAACCTGCACACCTTTACGGGTTTCTCCAACTGGGACCCGGAGATCAACGCCGGCAACGCCCTTACGCGCGGGATCGACGACGGGACGATCTATCCCAACCCGCGGTCGGTCACCCTCGGCATCGACCTGAACCTCTGA
- a CDS encoding LacI family DNA-binding transcriptional regulator — translation MTTKQSTINDVARLAGVSKATVSAVLNDTGTVKRSTRERVLSVIESLNYRKSGPDRRSTGQQVRSLALVIKEIDNPFYGEVITGARAAADEAGYTLLVMSTEGGHEAERRAVELLQRKEVDGLILTPVLDADADLSHLFELKRRNFPFVLLEEVRGVPGSLIDVDNEAASRKAVEFLIGQGHTRIVHFAGPGYSSHSQERIDGVRRACSGSHVIFTDHDVVRAGAHLEDGYRTGLEYFRERPAAERPTAVTCYNDLVAIGLCRALAELGLSVPGDVSVIGFDDIALLDYLPLRLTTVRMPKGEMGRLAAQLLIRHIESREAVPPEKVYLEAELVVRDSTRALAGPVAERPVLVRVASGDGRTSGDGRTGGDGTGATDGARRTLSPASR, via the coding sequence ATGACCACCAAGCAGTCCACCATCAATGACGTCGCGCGGCTGGCGGGGGTCTCCAAGGCCACCGTCTCCGCCGTTTTGAACGATACGGGCACCGTGAAGCGCTCCACCCGCGAGCGCGTCCTCTCGGTGATCGAGTCGCTCAACTACCGCAAGAGCGGCCCCGACCGGCGCAGCACGGGGCAGCAGGTGCGCAGCCTGGCGCTGGTCATCAAGGAGATCGACAACCCCTTTTACGGCGAGGTCATCACCGGCGCGCGCGCGGCGGCGGACGAGGCGGGCTACACGCTGCTGGTGATGAGCACGGAGGGCGGCCACGAGGCGGAGCGGCGCGCGGTGGAGCTGCTCCAGCGCAAGGAGGTCGACGGCCTGATCCTGACGCCGGTGCTGGACGCGGACGCGGACCTTTCGCACCTGTTCGAGCTGAAGCGGCGCAACTTCCCCTTCGTCCTGCTGGAGGAGGTGCGTGGCGTACCGGGGAGCCTGATCGACGTGGACAACGAGGCCGCCTCCCGTAAGGCCGTGGAGTTCCTCATCGGGCAGGGGCACACCCGCATCGTCCACTTCGCCGGGCCGGGGTACTCGTCGCACAGCCAGGAGCGCATCGACGGGGTGCGGCGGGCGTGCAGCGGGTCGCACGTCATCTTCACCGACCACGACGTGGTGCGCGCCGGCGCCCACCTGGAAGACGGCTACCGCACGGGGCTGGAGTACTTCCGCGAACGGCCGGCCGCGGAGCGCCCCACGGCGGTTACGTGCTACAACGACCTGGTGGCGATCGGCCTCTGCCGCGCGCTGGCGGAGCTGGGGCTGAGCGTTCCCGGCGACGTGTCGGTGATCGGGTTCGACGACATCGCCCTCCTCGACTACCTGCCGCTGCGCCTGACGACGGTGCGCATGCCCAAGGGCGAGATGGGGCGGCTCGCGGCGCAGCTCCTCATCCGCCACATCGAATCGCGCGAGGCGGTGCCGCCCGAGAAGGTGTACCTGGAGGCAGAGCTGGTGGTGCGCGACTCCACCCGCGCACTCGCCGGGCCCGTGGCGGAGCGACCGGTGCTCGTGCGCGTCGCGAGCGGCGACGGCAGGACGAGCGGCGACGGCAGGACGGGCGGCGACGGGACCGGCGCGACGGACGGCGCGCGGCGCACTCTGAGCCCCGCATCGCGATGA
- a CDS encoding ABC transporter substrate-binding protein, producing MPLPRFRTLMRASVLPVLALAALAGCRKSADDGKFTVGFSQMGHDNPWRMAQTASLRAEAAKRGVELVVTDAQDQTAKQVADVEDLIARRVDVILLAPREFEGLAPALQAARDANIPVILVDREAEGTPGEDFVTFLGSNFVDQGKRAAEWLVKETGGTAGIVELTGTPGSSVAADRAKGFREVIARHPGMKILASQTGEFSRAQGQSVMQNIAQSLGKQITAVYAHNDEMALGAIQALRAAGFTPGTQVKIVSIDGQRAALEAIQRGELGATVESNPRFGPIAFETIEQVRKGETVPTKKLIEDRFFDRTNAAQFVAEAY from the coding sequence ATGCCCCTGCCCCGGTTCCGTACCCTGATGCGCGCGAGCGTGCTTCCCGTGCTCGCCCTCGCCGCGCTGGCCGGCTGCCGCAAGAGCGCGGACGACGGCAAGTTCACCGTGGGCTTCTCGCAGATGGGGCACGACAACCCCTGGCGCATGGCGCAGACGGCCAGCCTTCGCGCCGAGGCGGCGAAGCGCGGGGTGGAGCTGGTGGTGACCGACGCGCAGGACCAGACGGCCAAGCAGGTGGCGGACGTGGAGGACCTGATCGCGCGGCGCGTGGACGTCATCCTGCTGGCTCCGCGCGAGTTCGAGGGGCTGGCCCCGGCGCTGCAGGCCGCCCGCGACGCCAACATCCCCGTGATCCTGGTGGACCGCGAGGCGGAGGGAACGCCGGGCGAGGACTTCGTCACCTTTTTGGGCTCCAACTTCGTGGACCAGGGGAAGCGGGCCGCGGAGTGGCTGGTGAAGGAGACGGGGGGCACCGCGGGGATCGTGGAGCTGACCGGCACCCCCGGCTCGTCGGTGGCCGCGGACCGCGCCAAGGGGTTCCGCGAGGTCATCGCCCGCCACCCGGGGATGAAGATCCTCGCCTCGCAGACGGGCGAGTTCTCGCGGGCGCAGGGGCAGAGCGTGATGCAGAACATCGCGCAGTCGCTGGGCAAGCAGATCACCGCCGTCTACGCGCACAACGACGAGATGGCGCTGGGCGCGATCCAGGCGCTGCGGGCTGCGGGGTTCACCCCGGGCACGCAGGTAAAGATCGTCTCCATCGACGGCCAGCGCGCCGCCCTCGAAGCCATCCAGCGCGGCGAGCTCGGCGCCACCGTGGAGAGCAACCCCCGCTTCGGCCCCATCGCCTTCGAGACGATCGAGCAGGTGCGCAAGGGCGAGACGGTCCCCACGAAGAAGCTGATCGAGGACCGCTTCTTCGACCGCACGAACGCGGCGCAGTTCGTGGCGGAAGCGTATTGA
- a CDS encoding ABC transporter permease — protein sequence MEASAAARPTPGAGTMGRWWGAMGPTGGAVVALVAIVAANAIFTPNFATTGNFWNVLFQLSVTLLVAVGMTLVIATGGIDLSVGSVMAISAAVAAVTLDRGLAVAVPAALLAAMAVGLLNGAFVSYFKVQAIVVTLATLLAGRGLAQVINRDGALIAIDNPGFLALGRGHIGPVPVQVLVAALVVALAVFVLRATPFGRYVLAAGGNPAAARLAGVPVSRTVVSVYVISGMLAGLAGLVQAARLGASAAARIGQNVELDAIAAVVVGGTLLSGGRATLLGTVVGALIMQVIATSFNMLLVPYAWALAFKAFIILFAVYLQRPRRV from the coding sequence ATGGAGGCATCCGCAGCCGCGCGCCCCACCCCGGGCGCCGGGACGATGGGCCGCTGGTGGGGGGCGATGGGACCGACGGGCGGAGCCGTGGTCGCGCTGGTCGCCATCGTGGCGGCCAACGCCATCTTCACCCCCAACTTCGCCACGACGGGCAACTTCTGGAACGTCCTCTTCCAGCTCTCCGTCACGCTGCTGGTGGCGGTGGGGATGACGCTGGTGATCGCCACCGGCGGCATCGACCTCTCCGTGGGCTCGGTGATGGCGATCTCGGCGGCGGTGGCGGCGGTCACGCTGGACCGGGGGCTGGCCGTGGCGGTGCCGGCGGCGCTCCTGGCCGCGATGGCGGTGGGCCTGCTGAACGGCGCCTTCGTCTCCTACTTCAAGGTGCAGGCGATCGTGGTGACGCTGGCCACGCTGCTGGCCGGGCGCGGGCTGGCGCAGGTCATCAACCGCGACGGCGCGCTGATCGCCATCGACAATCCGGGCTTCCTGGCGCTGGGGCGCGGCCACATAGGGCCGGTGCCGGTGCAGGTGCTGGTGGCGGCGCTGGTGGTGGCGCTCGCCGTCTTCGTGCTGCGCGCCACGCCGTTCGGCAGGTACGTGCTGGCGGCCGGCGGCAACCCGGCGGCGGCGCGGCTGGCCGGCGTCCCCGTGAGCCGCACCGTCGTCTCCGTCTACGTGATCAGCGGGATGCTGGCGGGGCTGGCGGGGCTGGTGCAGGCGGCGCGGCTGGGGGCGAGCGCCGCGGCGCGCATCGGCCAGAACGTGGAGCTGGACGCCATCGCCGCCGTGGTGGTGGGGGGCACTTTGCTGAGCGGCGGGCGCGCCACGCTGCTGGGCACCGTGGTGGGCGCGCTCATCATGCAGGTGATCGCCACCAGCTTCAACATGCTGCTCGTGCCCTACGCCTGGGCGCTCGCCTTCAAGGCGTTCATCATCCTCTTCGCCGTCTACCTCCAGCGACCGAGGCGCGTCTAG
- a CDS encoding PA14 domain-containing protein, translated as MNAATVAGMGAWIGMPPAAARAEPSWRPAPGSLLTRWAADVDPANPLPEYPRPQLVRPRWQSLNGLWQFAALGDGDALPFGRALPERILVPFPVESALSGVGRRAQRVVYRRTFRAERAEGERLLLHFGAVDWRARVFVNGRQLAEHTGGFDAFSVDVTEALRAGREQELVVAVDDPTDGFGQPRGKQATEPHPIFYTPVTGIWQTVWLEPVPAASIESLRMTPDVAGEALRLTVRAPAGAAVEAVALADGREVGRARGVAGSEMRIPVPAPRLWGPDDPFLYDLRVTLLDGERVADKVDSYFGMRTVGLERDGRGFTRIALNGEPWFHVGPLDQGWWPDGLYTAPTDEALRWDVERTKALGFNFTRKHIKVEPSRWYHHADRIGLPVWQDMPCGWNDTDEARGHFARELAAMMEGLHNHPSVIVWVPFNEKWGQWSEEGTRETVAAMRRADPSRLIDDASGWQHTASGDVIDVHRYRGPQALVPSPKKATVVGEYGGLGLPVEGHLWRERDEDNWGYGGAFESQPEMNDEYDLLMKRMYRLRDTHGMSAAVYTQLTDVETEVNGLFSYDRAVLKFDAARLSAVNRGLAPLILPEYGVFTDSVEVSVHQGTPTELRITTDGTEPTAESPLFQPFTLRAGATVRVTSFVDGRPVAAATAEFRKTDGRAPVSEVSVVPGIEYAYFRDDSPEPPFRLDWPVRQRVERLEARPGDPEPTGNGTLPGFSLAPRDRDELFGFRFTGYLRVPDTGVYTFAARSDDGMALWIGEEQVMWSMGQSPATQEDEGAIALRAGLHPFTLSYHQAYGAMVLELFVEGPRMPRQRIPDTMLFRAPPAR; from the coding sequence ATGAACGCCGCTACGGTGGCCGGCATGGGAGCATGGATCGGGATGCCGCCGGCTGCCGCGCGCGCGGAGCCGTCGTGGCGCCCCGCGCCGGGCTCACTGCTCACCCGCTGGGCGGCCGATGTAGATCCGGCGAATCCCCTCCCCGAGTACCCGCGCCCGCAGTTGGTGCGCCCGCGCTGGCAGAGCCTGAACGGGCTCTGGCAGTTCGCCGCGCTGGGCGACGGCGACGCGCTCCCCTTCGGACGCGCCCTCCCCGAGCGCATCCTGGTGCCCTTTCCCGTCGAGTCCGCGCTCTCCGGTGTGGGGCGGCGCGCGCAACGGGTGGTGTACCGCCGCACCTTTCGGGCGGAGCGCGCGGAGGGGGAGCGGCTCCTCCTCCACTTTGGCGCGGTGGACTGGCGCGCGCGGGTCTTCGTGAACGGGCGGCAGCTCGCGGAGCACACGGGCGGCTTCGACGCCTTCAGCGTGGACGTGACCGAAGCGCTGCGGGCGGGACGCGAGCAGGAGCTGGTGGTGGCGGTGGACGATCCCACGGACGGCTTCGGACAGCCGCGCGGGAAGCAGGCCACGGAGCCGCACCCGATCTTCTACACCCCCGTCACCGGCATCTGGCAGACGGTGTGGCTGGAGCCCGTCCCCGCCGCCTCCATCGAGTCGCTGCGCATGACGCCCGACGTGGCGGGAGAGGCGTTGCGGCTGACCGTGCGCGCCCCCGCGGGGGCGGCCGTGGAGGCCGTGGCGCTGGCGGACGGGCGCGAGGTGGGGCGCGCGCGGGGCGTGGCCGGGAGCGAGATGCGCATCCCCGTGCCCGCGCCGCGGCTGTGGGGGCCGGACGATCCGTTCCTCTACGACCTGCGCGTGACGCTGCTGGACGGCGAGCGGGTAGCGGACAAAGTGGACAGCTACTTCGGGATGCGCACGGTGGGGCTGGAGCGCGACGGGCGCGGCTTCACCCGGATCGCGCTGAACGGCGAGCCGTGGTTCCACGTGGGGCCGCTGGACCAGGGGTGGTGGCCGGACGGACTGTACACCGCCCCCACCGACGAGGCGCTGCGCTGGGACGTGGAGCGGACGAAGGCGCTGGGGTTCAACTTCACGCGCAAGCACATCAAGGTGGAGCCCTCCCGCTGGTACCACCACGCCGACCGCATCGGCCTTCCCGTGTGGCAGGACATGCCGTGCGGCTGGAACGACACGGACGAGGCGCGCGGCCACTTCGCCCGCGAGCTGGCCGCGATGATGGAGGGGCTGCACAACCACCCCTCGGTCATCGTCTGGGTGCCGTTCAACGAGAAGTGGGGTCAGTGGTCGGAGGAGGGGACGCGCGAGACGGTGGCGGCGATGCGGCGGGCCGATCCTTCGCGCCTGATCGACGACGCGAGCGGCTGGCAGCACACGGCGAGCGGCGACGTGATCGACGTCCACCGCTACCGGGGCCCGCAGGCGCTGGTGCCATCCCCCAAAAAGGCGACCGTCGTGGGCGAGTACGGCGGGCTGGGGCTGCCGGTGGAGGGCCACCTTTGGCGCGAGCGCGACGAGGACAACTGGGGGTACGGCGGCGCTTTCGAGTCGCAGCCGGAAATGAACGACGAGTACGACCTGCTGATGAAGCGGATGTACCGCCTGCGCGACACGCACGGGATGAGCGCGGCCGTCTACACGCAGCTCACGGACGTGGAGACGGAAGTCAACGGCCTCTTCAGCTACGACCGCGCCGTCCTCAAGTTCGACGCGGCGCGCCTGTCGGCGGTCAACCGGGGCCTGGCGCCCCTCATCCTCCCCGAGTACGGCGTGTTTACGGACTCGGTGGAGGTTTCCGTCCACCAGGGCACCCCCACCGAGCTGCGCATCACCACGGACGGAACCGAGCCGACGGCGGAGAGCCCCCTCTTTCAGCCCTTCACCCTCCGCGCCGGCGCCACGGTGCGCGTGACGTCGTTCGTGGACGGGCGTCCCGTGGCCGCGGCAACGGCGGAGTTCCGAAAGACGGACGGGCGCGCGCCGGTCAGCGAGGTGAGCGTGGTGCCGGGGATCGAATACGCGTACTTCCGCGACGACTCCCCCGAGCCGCCGTTCCGCCTCGACTGGCCCGTGCGCCAGCGGGTGGAGCGGCTCGAGGCGCGTCCGGGAGACCCCGAGCCCACCGGCAACGGAACGCTCCCCGGCTTCTCCCTGGCGCCGCGCGACAGGGACGAGCTGTTCGGATTCCGCTTCACCGGCTACCTGCGAGTCCCGGACACCGGCGTCTACACCTTTGCGGCGCGCTCGGACGACGGCATGGCGCTGTGGATCGGCGAGGAGCAGGTGATGTGGTCGATGGGGCAGTCGCCCGCCACGCAGGAAGACGAGGGCGCGATCGCGCTGCGGGCCGGGCTCCACCCCTTCACCCTCAGCTACCACCAGGCGTACGGCGCGATGGTGCTGGAGCTGTTCGTGGAGGGCCCCCGGATGCCGCGGCAGCGCATCCCGGATACGATGCTGTTCCGCGCCCCGCCGGCGCGGTAA
- a CDS encoding sugar ABC transporter ATP-binding protein, with protein sequence MTEPAPEILRLEGIVKRFAGATALDGVDFTLRRGEVHALVGENGAGKSTLIKIMTGAYRRDGGQMWLEGEPVHFGSPADAQAAGVIAVHQEIHLLSFRTVAENVYLGREPRRWGFVDWRRMNAETGALLRRLALDIDPVATLGALSTAQQQMVAIARGVSLGAKVLVLDEPTSSLAEREVAILYDLIRQLQAEGTAIVYISHRFDELYAVCDRVTVLRDGKLVGTHSLAELERLDLVCLMLGKPREALRQGTTAFTGHPVEASAAAPLLRTEGLRRGQKLRGVTLDVRKGEILGVAGLLGSGRTETARAIFGADPPQEGAMQMDGKRLDPRTPDDAIEAGIAFVSEDRKGEGIIPELSVRENLTLAALPTLTRAGVVDRAKQREIVDRFIRRLGIKCTSADQKIRELSGGNQQKVLLARWLCMNPALLILDEPTRGIDIGAKAEIQALINELAGTGLGVLMISSELEELVEGSSRVVVLRDGQNVAELRGAEISQQSIIHAMAEGSAAAAPALES encoded by the coding sequence ATGACCGAACCCGCCCCCGAAATCCTCCGCCTCGAAGGCATCGTCAAGCGCTTCGCGGGCGCCACGGCGCTCGACGGCGTGGACTTCACGCTGCGCAGGGGCGAGGTGCACGCGCTGGTGGGGGAGAACGGGGCGGGGAAGAGCACGCTCATCAAGATCATGACCGGCGCGTACCGCCGCGACGGCGGGCAGATGTGGCTGGAGGGCGAGCCCGTGCACTTCGGCTCGCCTGCCGACGCGCAGGCGGCGGGGGTGATCGCGGTGCACCAGGAGATCCACCTGCTCAGCTTCCGCACCGTCGCGGAGAACGTGTACCTGGGGCGCGAGCCGCGCAGGTGGGGGTTCGTGGACTGGCGGCGCATGAACGCGGAGACGGGCGCGCTCCTCCGGCGGCTGGCGCTGGACATCGACCCGGTCGCCACGCTGGGCGCGCTCAGCACCGCGCAGCAGCAGATGGTCGCCATTGCGCGCGGCGTGTCGCTCGGCGCCAAGGTGCTGGTGCTGGACGAGCCCACCAGCTCGCTGGCCGAGCGCGAGGTCGCCATCCTGTACGACCTGATCCGCCAGCTCCAGGCCGAGGGGACGGCCATCGTCTACATCAGCCACCGCTTCGACGAGCTGTACGCCGTCTGCGACCGGGTCACCGTGCTGCGCGACGGGAAGCTCGTGGGCACGCACAGCCTGGCGGAGCTGGAGCGGCTCGACCTGGTGTGCCTGATGCTGGGGAAGCCGCGCGAGGCGCTGCGGCAGGGCACCACGGCGTTCACGGGGCACCCGGTGGAAGCATCCGCCGCGGCGCCGCTGCTGCGCACCGAGGGGCTGCGGCGCGGGCAGAAGCTGCGCGGCGTAACGCTGGACGTGCGCAAGGGCGAGATCCTGGGAGTGGCCGGGCTGCTGGGATCGGGGCGCACCGAGACGGCGCGCGCCATCTTCGGCGCCGACCCGCCGCAGGAGGGCGCCATGCAGATGGACGGCAAGCGCCTCGACCCCCGCACCCCCGACGACGCGATCGAGGCCGGGATCGCCTTCGTATCCGAGGACCGCAAGGGCGAGGGAATCATCCCCGAGCTCTCCGTGCGCGAGAACCTGACGCTGGCGGCGCTCCCCACCCTCACGCGGGCCGGGGTGGTGGACCGCGCGAAGCAGCGGGAGATCGTAGACCGCTTCATCCGGCGGCTGGGGATCAAGTGCACCAGCGCCGACCAGAAGATCCGCGAGCTCTCCGGCGGCAACCAGCAAAAGGTGCTGCTGGCCCGCTGGCTCTGCATGAACCCCGCGCTCCTCATCCTGGACGAGCCCACCCGCGGCATCGACATCGGCGCCAAGGCGGAGATCCAGGCGCTGATCAACGAGCTGGCCGGCACCGGGCTCGGCGTGCTGATGATCTCGTCGGAGCTGGAGGAGCTGGTGGAGGGAAGCTCGCGGGTGGTGGTGCTGCGCGACGGCCAGAACGTGGCCGAGCTGCGCGGCGCGGAGATCTCGCAGCAGTCGATCATCCACGCGATGGCCGAGGGAAGCGCGGCCGCCGCCCCCGCCCTGGAGAGCTGA